Proteins co-encoded in one Hypanus sabinus isolate sHypSab1 chromosome 6, sHypSab1.hap1, whole genome shotgun sequence genomic window:
- the jcada gene encoding junctional cadherin 5-associated protein isoform X2, producing the protein MMKTQTILKTEKQERGSQDQLMKNKQQVTEASRPDQQKSWIAEGQSIVEREVCEGKWRAPMDRKCQSLGTKEWKSTLGRHLSDSDGNGLRQNMLPKMVSDEVFQREGMGYVKKGKSQSLPRVIPDSNGKEFQTGLHYITASGFNRSRQENLCSNNFHVLQNSSSYCNPQTSTKWRETARQSTPFTQLPKAKFNRPLKPPSYELYQQIRRSSEMIPSLLVPEANEGQGVYFAKDTEVGADHNNCPQVLASSNLEPPVYVPPPSYKTPPHQKVGQIGFDKVPSCDNNTYQLSQSVRTHTDQAHWCSKNEESNQTDERQAYVDHGAKQHLLQDKNMNDEIGNGVPHPRESHNTSHNGYADDQKAFVKYIPFTDPRIRHITVVQSDKQPEEMDYKQVQWNATDQITDRNKMLGSPHRHSAFSVPSGSLYSIQAGLKPITDPSAANKWLVACKPESENRTKLDHCYKPFVVGQCEPSSRIISTTNHPAHFPQSSTKSEGKLQANQCSTETVTQVKKWEPDSQCFDVQGKKQPKRRMTETIFCLVSVPLSNSEGGSNENALNSDIGNGNVEKSMSDSTGNLTEQSFLSMSSSDLELQALTGNMMSENGLKKLEPWTEVSNKRAVGYNFNQHRVLRASGSWPGDQYKDQETQTSFSKGPRSTQSFTSAIKNVAKGNQSHSESETLLLEQGDKVSTGAAAISDQKQKLSNHPIHGLTSLHPSKNSAFSRTTPTQYQVIKPHKNQLEGASKSPFEKGRDVSSEEQVEENRTCPQTSSNNGKAPVGFGQFLLKPVNRRPWDAISELENFNKEIQEQEENNQAPQKESELSTPQSLSSDIAFPSTQMPSCDNSELFVPEKLLANRNTSKENLDCGINKHSPGYPNITLEVQKPFRVSADNNKLSSQLSNPLHKPISKTTANTKSSTVLNVFSAKNAQFTKLNNEKNVEDSSCKSQRININGVSKPIYQLSERKAGEIIENSLVSNKAAGKRNVPAPESECNGITRKMFSQFNSDEIYSETDLSSLNSCKSPKPLTDNLDDLFERKTVKGISKSESFEERAARILGIDVAVEALISPTKKAQHEDGENEAKSSSEEELDSTCSHMANSKCTSGEVLVHGVGKGLESGKQLEWKGSPVYGAWLPNGNNVLQNKFSKHVTESNKELQLGKRAIINEIFHEPFQEFYNWADKNCFFGTESKAVSLTGPERKGRNTTGIIEALQGKLAASPSRTALDRLARMKEVDSVSRIRRLSIKSADSGDELEEDKCGTERRDKEGPCAPVRKEDTHATKERIVLLDQDFESFVTSVTADAESKEARDAYDPSKVETV; encoded by the coding sequence ATGATGAAAACTCAAACTATTCTGAAAACCGAAAAACAAGAGAGAGGATCACAAGATCAACTGATGAAGAACAAGCAGCAGGTGACAGAAGCAAGTAGACCAGATCAGCAAAAGAGTTGGATAGCAGAAGGTCAGAGTATAGTTGAGAGAGAGGTGTGCGAAGGCAAGTGGAGAGCGCCAATGGATCGGAAGTGTCAAAGCTTGGGGACCAAGGAATGGAAGTCAACTTTAGGAAGACATTTGTCTGACAGTGATGGAAACGGGCTGAGACAAAATATGTTGCCCAAGATGGTTAGTGATGAAGTATTTCAAAGAGAAGGAATGGGATATGTTAAAAAAGGGAAGTCTCAGTCATTGCCTCGGGTCATTCCAGACAGCAATGGCAAGGAATTTCAGACAGGGCTCCATTACATAACAGCGTCTGGCTTTAATAGAAGCAGGCAGGAAAATCTGTGTTCAAACAATTTTCATGTGTTGCAAAACAGCAGTTCTTACTGTAATCCTCAAACAAGTACAAAATGGAGGGAAACCGCCAGGCAGAGTACTCCGTTTACTCAACTGCCCAAAGCAAAGTTCAACAGACCACTGAAACCTCCCTCTTATGAACTATATCAGCAAATTAGGAGAAGTTCAGAAATGATCCCTAGTCTCCTTGTGCCTGAAGCAAATGAAGGGCAAGGTGTGTATTTTGCCAAGGACACTGAAGTAGGTGCTGACCATAATAATTGTCCCCAAGTTCTTGCTAGTAGCAACTTGGAGCCTCCTGTCTATGTGCCTCCCCCATCCTATAAAACGCCACCTCATCAAAAAGTTGGTCAGATAGGTTTTGATAAAGTGCCTAGTTGTGACAACAATACATATCAACTCTCTCAGTCAGTAAGGACTCATACAGATCAGGCTCACTGGTGCTCAAAAAATGAGGAGAGCAATCAGACTGATGAAAGACAAGCTTATGTTGATCATGGTGCAAAGCAGCATTTGCTACAGGACAAGAATATGAATGATGAAATAGGTAACGGTGTCCCTCATCCTCGGGAAAGCCACAACACATCGCATAATGGATACGCCGATGATCAAAAGGCTTTTGTCAAGTACATACCATTTACTGATCCTCGGATTAGGCATATTACAGTAGTGCAATCTGACAAGCAGCCTGAAGAAATGGATTATAAGCAAGTACAATGGAATGCAACAGACCAAATTACAGATAGAAATAAGATGCTTGGGTCACCACACCGTCATAGTGCCTTCTCTGTTCCATCAGGGTCACTTTACTCTATTCAGGCAGGCCTGAAGCCAATAACTGATCCTTCGGCTGCTAACAAATGGTTGGTGGCATGTAAGCCAGAGAGTGAGAACAGAACAAAGTTGGACCATTGTTACAAACCATTTGTAGTTGGCCAGTGCGAACCCTCTTCAAGGATTATTTCAACCACAAACCATCCGGCACACTTTCCACAATCAAGTACCAAATCTGAAGGAAAACTGCAAGCAAACCAATGTTCTACTGAAACAGTGACCCAGGTAAAGAAATGGGAGCCAGATTCTCAGTGTTTTGACGTGCAAGGAAAGAAACAGCCAaaaagaagaatgacagaaacaaTATTTTGCCTCGTGTCCGTTCCACTCAGTAATTCCGAAGGAGGGTCAAATGAAAATGCCCTTAATAGTGACATAGGAAATGGAAATGTTGAAAAGTCCATGAGTGATAGCACTGGAAATTTAACTGAACAAAGTTTTTTGAGCATGTCCTCTTCTGACTTGGAGTTACAAGCATTGACTGGAAACATGATGTCAGAAAATGGGCTGAAGAAACTGGAGCCCTGGACTGAAGTCAGCAATAAACGCGCAGTCGGCTATAACTTTAACCAGCACAGAGTGTTGCGAGCCTCTGGCTCTTGGCCAGGTGACCAGTACAAAGATCAGGAAACACAAACAAGTTTCAGTAAAGGCCCTCGCTCTACTCAATCATTCACCAGTGCCATAAAAAATGTTGCCAAGGGCAACCAGAGCCACTCAGAATCTGAAACTCTTTTATTAGAGCAGGGGGATAAAGTAAGTACAGGTGCTGCTGCCATCTCTGACCAGAAACAGAAGCTCAGTAACCATCCAATACATGGTCTGACAAGCTTGCATCCATCCAAAAATAGTGCTTTCTCAAGGACAACACCTACACAATATCAGGTAATTAAACCACACAAAAATCAGCTGGAAGGAGCCTCAAAAAGCCCCTTTGAGAAAGGCAGAGATGTAAGTTCAGAAGAGCAGGTGGAAGAGAACCGAACCTGTCCACAGACGTCATCCAACAATGGCAAAGCACCTGTGGGCTTCGGGCAGTTTCTCCTGAAGCCTGTAAACAGGCGTCCTTGGGACGCAATCAGCGAGCTGGAAAATTTCAAcaaagagattcaggaacaggagGAGAACAATCAGGCACCACAAAAGGAGAGTGAGCTTTCAACGCCCCAGTCGTTAAGTTCAGACATCGCCTTTCCAAGCACTCAAATGCCTTCCTGTGACAACTCTGAGCTGTTTGTGCCTGAAAAACTATTGGCCAATAGAAATACTTCCAAAGAAAACTTGGACTGTGGAATTAATAAACACTCCCCAGGTTATCCCAATATTACCCTTGAGGTACAGAAACCATTTCGAGTATCTGCCGACAACAACAAGCTGAGCAGCCAGCTGAGTAATCCCCTCCATAAACCAATcagcaaaacaacagcaaatACTAAAAGCAGCACAGTATTAAATGTATTTTCAGCAAAAAATGCGCAGTTCACTAAATTAAACAATGAAAAGAATGTAGAGGACTCCAGTTGCAAAAGTCAACGCATAAACATCAATGGCGTTAGTAAGCCCATCTATCAACTGAGTGAAAGAAAGGCAGGCGAGATAATTGAAAATTCATTAGTCAGCAATAAGGCTGCAGGTAAAAGAAATGTGCCAGCTCCAGAAAGTGAATGTAATGGCATTACTAGAAAGATGTTCTCTCAATTTAACAGCGATGAGATTTATTCAGAAACTGATCTTAGCTCTTTAAATTCTTGCAAAAGCCCAAAACCACTCACTGACAACCTGGACGACCTCTTTGAGCGGAAAACAGTGAAAGGAATTTCCAAAAGTGAATCATTTGAAGAAAGAGCTGCCAGGATTTTAGGTATTGACGTGGCAGTGGAAGCCTTGATTTCCCCAACAAAGAAAGCTCAACATGAAGATGGAGAAAATGAGGCAAAGTCTTCCTCTGAAGAGGAGCTGGACAGTACCTGCAGTCATATGGCAAACAGTAAATGTACTTCAGGAGAAGTACTGGTGCACGGAGTGGGAAAAGGCTTGGAATCTGGCAAACAATTGGAATGGAAAGGCAGCCCAGTCTATGGAGCGTGGTTACCAAATGGAAATAATGTGCTCCAGAATAAATTTTCAAagcatgttactgaaagtaacaaaGAACTACAGTTGGGGAAAAGGGCCATCATCAATGAAATTTTTCATGAACCTTTCCAAGAGTTTTATAACTGGGCTGACAAAAATTGCTTCTTTGGCACCGAAAGCAAAGCCGTTTCTCTAACGGGTCCGGAGAGGAAAGGTCGAAACACGACAGGAATAATCGAAGCCTTGCAAGGTAAACTTGCGGCGTCTCCCAGCCGCACAGCTCTGGATCGCTTGGCCCGTATGAAAGAAGTGGACTCGGTTTCCCGCATTAGACGCCTCAGCATCAAAAGTGCAGACTCTGGCGATGAGCTTGAGGAGGATAAATGTGGCACAGAGCGAAGAGATAAGGAAGGGCCTTGTGCACCAGTTCGAAAGGAAGACACACATGCAACAAAGGAAAGAATTGTATTGCTAGATCAGGATTTTGAATCTTTTGTGACTTCAGTCACAGCTGATGCTGAGAGCAAAGAGGCTAGAG
- the jcada gene encoding junctional cadherin 5-associated protein isoform X1 — protein MFSVEDLLISHGYQPSKRNAGDKPPSSSSSDSLEPGGHSEVRRKPGCEGERGGGDSGSGQPRVEDDLSDGEGRPVGGGCCPQVHRLLPPPADGSRLNSGPSLPCSSRPNSGKDVTYWKRRGQDFSVLLNYTNRGGSEGSNMMKTQTILKTEKQERGSQDQLMKNKQQVTEASRPDQQKSWIAEGQSIVEREVCEGKWRAPMDRKCQSLGTKEWKSTLGRHLSDSDGNGLRQNMLPKMVSDEVFQREGMGYVKKGKSQSLPRVIPDSNGKEFQTGLHYITASGFNRSRQENLCSNNFHVLQNSSSYCNPQTSTKWRETARQSTPFTQLPKAKFNRPLKPPSYELYQQIRRSSEMIPSLLVPEANEGQGVYFAKDTEVGADHNNCPQVLASSNLEPPVYVPPPSYKTPPHQKVGQIGFDKVPSCDNNTYQLSQSVRTHTDQAHWCSKNEESNQTDERQAYVDHGAKQHLLQDKNMNDEIGNGVPHPRESHNTSHNGYADDQKAFVKYIPFTDPRIRHITVVQSDKQPEEMDYKQVQWNATDQITDRNKMLGSPHRHSAFSVPSGSLYSIQAGLKPITDPSAANKWLVACKPESENRTKLDHCYKPFVVGQCEPSSRIISTTNHPAHFPQSSTKSEGKLQANQCSTETVTQVKKWEPDSQCFDVQGKKQPKRRMTETIFCLVSVPLSNSEGGSNENALNSDIGNGNVEKSMSDSTGNLTEQSFLSMSSSDLELQALTGNMMSENGLKKLEPWTEVSNKRAVGYNFNQHRVLRASGSWPGDQYKDQETQTSFSKGPRSTQSFTSAIKNVAKGNQSHSESETLLLEQGDKVSTGAAAISDQKQKLSNHPIHGLTSLHPSKNSAFSRTTPTQYQVIKPHKNQLEGASKSPFEKGRDVSSEEQVEENRTCPQTSSNNGKAPVGFGQFLLKPVNRRPWDAISELENFNKEIQEQEENNQAPQKESELSTPQSLSSDIAFPSTQMPSCDNSELFVPEKLLANRNTSKENLDCGINKHSPGYPNITLEVQKPFRVSADNNKLSSQLSNPLHKPISKTTANTKSSTVLNVFSAKNAQFTKLNNEKNVEDSSCKSQRININGVSKPIYQLSERKAGEIIENSLVSNKAAGKRNVPAPESECNGITRKMFSQFNSDEIYSETDLSSLNSCKSPKPLTDNLDDLFERKTVKGISKSESFEERAARILGIDVAVEALISPTKKAQHEDGENEAKSSSEEELDSTCSHMANSKCTSGEVLVHGVGKGLESGKQLEWKGSPVYGAWLPNGNNVLQNKFSKHVTESNKELQLGKRAIINEIFHEPFQEFYNWADKNCFFGTESKAVSLTGPERKGRNTTGIIEALQGKLAASPSRTALDRLARMKEVDSVSRIRRLSIKSADSGDELEEDKCGTERRDKEGPCAPVRKEDTHATKERIVLLDQDFESFVTSVTADAESKEARDAYDPSKVETV, from the coding sequence GTTAAACAGTGGTCCTTCATTACCCTGTTCATCGAGGCCCAACTCGGGTAAAGATGTCACCTACTGGAAAAGAAGAGGACAAGACTTCAGTGTTTTACTAAATTATACAAATCGAGGAGGCTCAGAAGGAAGTAACATGATGAAAACTCAAACTATTCTGAAAACCGAAAAACAAGAGAGAGGATCACAAGATCAACTGATGAAGAACAAGCAGCAGGTGACAGAAGCAAGTAGACCAGATCAGCAAAAGAGTTGGATAGCAGAAGGTCAGAGTATAGTTGAGAGAGAGGTGTGCGAAGGCAAGTGGAGAGCGCCAATGGATCGGAAGTGTCAAAGCTTGGGGACCAAGGAATGGAAGTCAACTTTAGGAAGACATTTGTCTGACAGTGATGGAAACGGGCTGAGACAAAATATGTTGCCCAAGATGGTTAGTGATGAAGTATTTCAAAGAGAAGGAATGGGATATGTTAAAAAAGGGAAGTCTCAGTCATTGCCTCGGGTCATTCCAGACAGCAATGGCAAGGAATTTCAGACAGGGCTCCATTACATAACAGCGTCTGGCTTTAATAGAAGCAGGCAGGAAAATCTGTGTTCAAACAATTTTCATGTGTTGCAAAACAGCAGTTCTTACTGTAATCCTCAAACAAGTACAAAATGGAGGGAAACCGCCAGGCAGAGTACTCCGTTTACTCAACTGCCCAAAGCAAAGTTCAACAGACCACTGAAACCTCCCTCTTATGAACTATATCAGCAAATTAGGAGAAGTTCAGAAATGATCCCTAGTCTCCTTGTGCCTGAAGCAAATGAAGGGCAAGGTGTGTATTTTGCCAAGGACACTGAAGTAGGTGCTGACCATAATAATTGTCCCCAAGTTCTTGCTAGTAGCAACTTGGAGCCTCCTGTCTATGTGCCTCCCCCATCCTATAAAACGCCACCTCATCAAAAAGTTGGTCAGATAGGTTTTGATAAAGTGCCTAGTTGTGACAACAATACATATCAACTCTCTCAGTCAGTAAGGACTCATACAGATCAGGCTCACTGGTGCTCAAAAAATGAGGAGAGCAATCAGACTGATGAAAGACAAGCTTATGTTGATCATGGTGCAAAGCAGCATTTGCTACAGGACAAGAATATGAATGATGAAATAGGTAACGGTGTCCCTCATCCTCGGGAAAGCCACAACACATCGCATAATGGATACGCCGATGATCAAAAGGCTTTTGTCAAGTACATACCATTTACTGATCCTCGGATTAGGCATATTACAGTAGTGCAATCTGACAAGCAGCCTGAAGAAATGGATTATAAGCAAGTACAATGGAATGCAACAGACCAAATTACAGATAGAAATAAGATGCTTGGGTCACCACACCGTCATAGTGCCTTCTCTGTTCCATCAGGGTCACTTTACTCTATTCAGGCAGGCCTGAAGCCAATAACTGATCCTTCGGCTGCTAACAAATGGTTGGTGGCATGTAAGCCAGAGAGTGAGAACAGAACAAAGTTGGACCATTGTTACAAACCATTTGTAGTTGGCCAGTGCGAACCCTCTTCAAGGATTATTTCAACCACAAACCATCCGGCACACTTTCCACAATCAAGTACCAAATCTGAAGGAAAACTGCAAGCAAACCAATGTTCTACTGAAACAGTGACCCAGGTAAAGAAATGGGAGCCAGATTCTCAGTGTTTTGACGTGCAAGGAAAGAAACAGCCAaaaagaagaatgacagaaacaaTATTTTGCCTCGTGTCCGTTCCACTCAGTAATTCCGAAGGAGGGTCAAATGAAAATGCCCTTAATAGTGACATAGGAAATGGAAATGTTGAAAAGTCCATGAGTGATAGCACTGGAAATTTAACTGAACAAAGTTTTTTGAGCATGTCCTCTTCTGACTTGGAGTTACAAGCATTGACTGGAAACATGATGTCAGAAAATGGGCTGAAGAAACTGGAGCCCTGGACTGAAGTCAGCAATAAACGCGCAGTCGGCTATAACTTTAACCAGCACAGAGTGTTGCGAGCCTCTGGCTCTTGGCCAGGTGACCAGTACAAAGATCAGGAAACACAAACAAGTTTCAGTAAAGGCCCTCGCTCTACTCAATCATTCACCAGTGCCATAAAAAATGTTGCCAAGGGCAACCAGAGCCACTCAGAATCTGAAACTCTTTTATTAGAGCAGGGGGATAAAGTAAGTACAGGTGCTGCTGCCATCTCTGACCAGAAACAGAAGCTCAGTAACCATCCAATACATGGTCTGACAAGCTTGCATCCATCCAAAAATAGTGCTTTCTCAAGGACAACACCTACACAATATCAGGTAATTAAACCACACAAAAATCAGCTGGAAGGAGCCTCAAAAAGCCCCTTTGAGAAAGGCAGAGATGTAAGTTCAGAAGAGCAGGTGGAAGAGAACCGAACCTGTCCACAGACGTCATCCAACAATGGCAAAGCACCTGTGGGCTTCGGGCAGTTTCTCCTGAAGCCTGTAAACAGGCGTCCTTGGGACGCAATCAGCGAGCTGGAAAATTTCAAcaaagagattcaggaacaggagGAGAACAATCAGGCACCACAAAAGGAGAGTGAGCTTTCAACGCCCCAGTCGTTAAGTTCAGACATCGCCTTTCCAAGCACTCAAATGCCTTCCTGTGACAACTCTGAGCTGTTTGTGCCTGAAAAACTATTGGCCAATAGAAATACTTCCAAAGAAAACTTGGACTGTGGAATTAATAAACACTCCCCAGGTTATCCCAATATTACCCTTGAGGTACAGAAACCATTTCGAGTATCTGCCGACAACAACAAGCTGAGCAGCCAGCTGAGTAATCCCCTCCATAAACCAATcagcaaaacaacagcaaatACTAAAAGCAGCACAGTATTAAATGTATTTTCAGCAAAAAATGCGCAGTTCACTAAATTAAACAATGAAAAGAATGTAGAGGACTCCAGTTGCAAAAGTCAACGCATAAACATCAATGGCGTTAGTAAGCCCATCTATCAACTGAGTGAAAGAAAGGCAGGCGAGATAATTGAAAATTCATTAGTCAGCAATAAGGCTGCAGGTAAAAGAAATGTGCCAGCTCCAGAAAGTGAATGTAATGGCATTACTAGAAAGATGTTCTCTCAATTTAACAGCGATGAGATTTATTCAGAAACTGATCTTAGCTCTTTAAATTCTTGCAAAAGCCCAAAACCACTCACTGACAACCTGGACGACCTCTTTGAGCGGAAAACAGTGAAAGGAATTTCCAAAAGTGAATCATTTGAAGAAAGAGCTGCCAGGATTTTAGGTATTGACGTGGCAGTGGAAGCCTTGATTTCCCCAACAAAGAAAGCTCAACATGAAGATGGAGAAAATGAGGCAAAGTCTTCCTCTGAAGAGGAGCTGGACAGTACCTGCAGTCATATGGCAAACAGTAAATGTACTTCAGGAGAAGTACTGGTGCACGGAGTGGGAAAAGGCTTGGAATCTGGCAAACAATTGGAATGGAAAGGCAGCCCAGTCTATGGAGCGTGGTTACCAAATGGAAATAATGTGCTCCAGAATAAATTTTCAAagcatgttactgaaagtaacaaaGAACTACAGTTGGGGAAAAGGGCCATCATCAATGAAATTTTTCATGAACCTTTCCAAGAGTTTTATAACTGGGCTGACAAAAATTGCTTCTTTGGCACCGAAAGCAAAGCCGTTTCTCTAACGGGTCCGGAGAGGAAAGGTCGAAACACGACAGGAATAATCGAAGCCTTGCAAGGTAAACTTGCGGCGTCTCCCAGCCGCACAGCTCTGGATCGCTTGGCCCGTATGAAAGAAGTGGACTCGGTTTCCCGCATTAGACGCCTCAGCATCAAAAGTGCAGACTCTGGCGATGAGCTTGAGGAGGATAAATGTGGCACAGAGCGAAGAGATAAGGAAGGGCCTTGTGCACCAGTTCGAAAGGAAGACACACATGCAACAAAGGAAAGAATTGTATTGCTAGATCAGGATTTTGAATCTTTTGTGACTTCAGTCACAGCTGATGCTGAGAGCAAAGAGGCTAGAG